CCCTCGGGCACCGAGATGCGGAAGCCGCCGGCCTGCAGCGCCTCGCTGAGGATGGCGCGGCGTTCGGCGTAGTGCGCCGCCAGCTGGCGATAATAGCGGCCCGGCAGCTGCAGCGCCTTCACCCCGGCGCATTGCAGCGGATGCGGTGCGCCGACGGTCAAGAAGTCGTGCATCTTGCGAATCGCCGCGGTCAGCGGCGCCGCCGCCACGGCGTAGGCCAGGCGCCAGCCGGTGACCGAGTAGGTCTTCGACAAGCCGCTGATGGTGACGGTGCGATCATGCATGCCCGGCAGGCTCGCCAGCGAGAGGTGGGGCCGGTCATCGTAGGTGATGTACTCGTAGATCTCGTCGGTGATGGCGAGGCAATCGAATTCGTGGCAGAGCGCCGCCAGCTGTTCGAGTTCCGCGCGCCCGAACACGTGCCCGCTGGGGTTATGCGGCGTGTTCAAGATGATGGCCTTGGTGCGCGGGCTGCACGCTGCCCGCAGCTCGGCGGGATCGAAGGTGAAGTGCGGGGCTGGTAGCGCGACGTATACCGGCGTCGCGCCGCTGATGACGGTGTCCGGCCCGTAGTTTTCGTAGAAGGGCTCGAAGATCACCACCTCGTCGCCGGGGTTAACCACCGCCAGCAAGGTGGCGATCATCGCC
The genomic region above belongs to Deltaproteobacteria bacterium and contains:
- a CDS encoding aminotransferase class I/II-fold pyridoxal phosphate-dependent enzyme, whose product is MRSVSVKSEQFTESVIRGMTRLCTQYGGINLAQGFPDFPAPRALKAAAKAAIDADHNQYAVTWGTSEFRAAIARKMARDNRVNCDPETEVTVTCGATEAMIATLLAVVNPGDEVVIFEPFYENYGPDTVISGATPVYVALPAPHFTFDPAELRAACSPRTKAIILNTPHNPSGHVFGRAELEQLAALCHEFDCLAITDEIYEYITYDDRPHLSLASLPGMHDRTVTISGLSKTYSVTGWRLAYAVAAAPLTAAIRKMHDFLTVGAPHPLQCAGVKALQLPGRYYRQLAAHYAERRAILSEALQAGGFRISVPEGAYYILADISEFGCNDDVEFCHWLVREAGVAAVPGSSFFRHPELGRHLIRFAFCKREQTLREAGRRLAGVPKLLGRRGPR